A genomic segment from Maridesulfovibrio ferrireducens encodes:
- a CDS encoding glycosyltransferase, protein MKHPFDLYSKQILSFKLEGQKQDNAVVKSCETEAIVQKHLQFATKSGSSSIILFGAGDGKLADDLAKSKPEWMKFVICDLYPENIQKLSDSNFVLDANNSNSHLLVDSSIWAIFMLLIQYGFTAEKSHLILNPCIQGESKKKHQSLQKLFSGCNHIQIPEHFDTDVKISAAAIVSPDEPDLNSFISSFPAWLYELVLIWDCTNYSDIPGISCDSDIKIVNICNPLNNDFASQRNVMLNHCRGDWIIYLDADERFLNKDWELLKRIASYKQCEGWYFPRLTFYPDKDYCRMGYGLWPDLQLRFFRKSSKIKFINKVHEQIVGLEGQTGIIAGSPIRHLTHLIKNRDEIESKLANFNNATAGKFNHKLGSEFPKLASDLLKPQKNVPLLPIILPSIII, encoded by the coding sequence ATGAAACATCCGTTTGATCTATATTCAAAACAAATCCTTTCCTTTAAACTTGAAGGACAAAAGCAGGACAATGCTGTTGTAAAAAGTTGCGAAACAGAAGCAATTGTCCAGAAACACCTGCAATTTGCGACAAAATCCGGTTCTTCATCAATTATTCTTTTCGGAGCTGGAGATGGAAAGCTTGCTGACGATCTCGCAAAATCTAAACCTGAATGGATGAAATTCGTCATTTGCGATCTTTACCCAGAAAACATCCAAAAACTCAGCGATAGCAATTTTGTTTTGGATGCAAACAACTCCAACTCCCACCTGCTTGTTGATTCATCCATATGGGCAATTTTTATGCTTCTGATTCAGTACGGATTCACAGCAGAAAAAAGTCATCTGATTCTTAATCCCTGCATTCAGGGCGAAAGCAAAAAAAAGCACCAATCCCTACAAAAACTTTTTTCAGGATGTAATCACATTCAGATTCCTGAACATTTCGATACAGACGTAAAAATTTCTGCGGCAGCAATAGTCAGCCCCGACGAGCCAGACCTTAATTCATTTATTTCTTCATTTCCCGCATGGCTTTACGAGCTTGTTCTTATCTGGGACTGTACAAATTATTCAGATATTCCCGGAATCTCTTGCGACTCGGACATAAAAATCGTAAATATCTGCAACCCGCTGAATAATGATTTTGCTTCGCAGCGAAATGTAATGCTAAACCACTGTCGCGGTGACTGGATTATTTATCTGGATGCGGACGAACGCTTTTTAAATAAAGACTGGGAGTTACTAAAAAGAATTGCCTCATATAAGCAATGTGAGGGATGGTATTTTCCGCGCTTAACCTTTTACCCCGACAAAGATTACTGTCGGATGGGATACGGACTTTGGCCGGATTTGCAACTTCGATTCTTTCGCAAATCTTCTAAAATTAAATTCATCAACAAAGTTCATGAACAAATTGTCGGATTGGAAGGACAAACAGGAATAATTGCGGGGTCGCCTATCAGGCACCTTACCCATCTAATTAAAAATCGAGATGAAATTGAGTCAAAACTAGCGAATTTTAATAACGCGACAGCCGGAAAATTCAATCACAAACTAGGTTCTGAATTTCCAAAGCTAGCTTCAGACTTACTTAAACCGCAAAAAAATGTTCCACTACTGCCTATAATTCTTCCCTCAATAATTATATAG
- the ahbC gene encoding 12,18-didecarboxysiroheme deacetylase, with product MIGISKLYCGAVEPSDVLRYGRDSAKLPSHLLQFSEDKKPVVVWNMTRRCNLKCVHCYAQAVDPDGKDEISTSQAKTIIDDLAQFGAPVMLFSGGEPLVRKDLVELAHYTVGKGMRAVISTNGTLITKDKAKELKEVGLSYVGISLDGGEETHDKFRGVKGSFKKALQGVENCKAEGLKVGLRFTLNKHNWKEVPTIFKLLKELEVPRACFYHLVYSGRGSEMIKEDLSHAETRQVVDLIMDETRAMADAGTPKEILTVDNHADGPYVYLRMLKEDPERAKEVLKLLQYNEGNSSGRGIGCISWDGQVHADQFWRNHTFGNVLERPFSEIWTDPKIELLHKLKDKKPYVGGRCAECRYLNICAGNFRARAEAVYDDIWAQDPACYLTDEEIKKD from the coding sequence ATGATTGGTATTTCAAAACTTTACTGTGGCGCTGTTGAACCTTCTGATGTCCTGCGCTACGGACGTGATTCAGCAAAACTCCCTTCCCATCTTCTCCAGTTTTCCGAAGATAAAAAACCTGTTGTCGTCTGGAACATGACCAGAAGATGCAACCTTAAATGCGTTCATTGTTACGCTCAGGCTGTTGACCCTGACGGTAAAGACGAGATTTCAACCTCTCAGGCAAAAACCATAATTGACGACCTTGCACAATTCGGTGCTCCAGTTATGCTTTTCTCCGGCGGCGAACCACTTGTCCGCAAAGACTTGGTTGAACTTGCTCATTACACAGTAGGCAAGGGTATGAGAGCTGTTATTTCTACTAACGGAACTCTCATCACCAAAGATAAGGCTAAAGAACTTAAAGAAGTCGGCCTTTCTTACGTAGGTATCTCCCTCGACGGCGGAGAAGAAACTCACGATAAGTTCCGCGGTGTAAAAGGATCTTTCAAAAAAGCTCTTCAAGGTGTTGAAAACTGTAAAGCTGAAGGACTTAAAGTAGGTCTGCGCTTCACACTCAACAAACATAACTGGAAAGAAGTTCCGACCATTTTCAAACTTCTTAAAGAACTCGAAGTTCCAAGAGCATGTTTCTACCATCTGGTATATTCAGGCCGTGGTTCTGAAATGATCAAAGAAGATCTATCTCACGCAGAAACACGTCAGGTTGTCGATCTGATTATGGACGAAACAAGAGCCATGGCTGATGCAGGAACTCCTAAAGAAATCCTGACTGTAGACAACCACGCTGACGGACCATACGTTTACCTGCGTATGCTTAAAGAAGATCCTGAAAGAGCTAAAGAAGTTCTTAAGCTTCTCCAGTACAATGAAGGAAACAGCTCCGGTCGCGGTATCGGCTGTATCTCTTGGGACGGACAGGTTCACGCAGACCAGTTCTGGCGTAACCATACTTTCGGAAACGTGCTTGAACGCCCATTCTCCGAAATCTGGACCGATCCCAAAATTGAACTGCTCCACAAACTTAAAGATAAAAAGCCTTACGTAGGCGGTAGATGTGCAGAATGTCGTTACCTCAACATCTGTGCCGGTAACTTCCGCGCCAGAGCTGAAGCTGTTTACGATGACATTTGGGCTCAAGACCCGGCATGTTACCTCACCGACGAAGAAATCAAAAAAGACTAG
- a CDS encoding OmpA family protein — MKKYLIILVLLLSACTKFEPQLTAQSIYYEDVKVQLSQLMVYSRPEKPHYGPLSALFYPYHVTQTMNDGKDWGKLIGKNVWQNWTSLQIFPSMVFDERLVYRGLDDAMFTARARGFDLLVVGFVPYLYLGHTMDDSAVTLQVKIYETKRGHMVCSFEQSGRVPKRMDDDFILVKREHRMPDSAFFEIVQTIATDMAVPLTSWARYENTNKGIIAGLSAAMAEADKPQIQSYNPEQNVPSSTDKQIAPQEPNKEIAPAQTRAPVSPPKAKSINLAVQFDVDSATIKPESYPLLNELGKALISDKLKDKSVIIAGHTDSDASAEYNLDLSKKRADAVKKYLADNFPISATRIATTGFGESKPLVPNSTKYNKLLNRRVQVSITP; from the coding sequence ATGAAAAAGTATCTGATAATATTAGTTTTGCTGTTATCTGCATGCACGAAATTTGAACCTCAGCTGACAGCTCAATCCATCTATTACGAAGATGTGAAAGTGCAGTTATCTCAGCTTATGGTTTATTCCAGACCGGAAAAACCGCATTACGGTCCACTTTCAGCTCTATTCTATCCATATCATGTGACTCAGACTATGAATGACGGAAAAGACTGGGGCAAACTCATCGGTAAAAATGTCTGGCAAAACTGGACCAGCCTCCAAATATTTCCTTCAATGGTTTTTGACGAAAGGCTTGTATATCGCGGACTGGATGATGCCATGTTTACAGCGCGTGCAAGAGGATTCGATTTACTAGTGGTCGGCTTTGTTCCGTATCTCTACCTAGGGCATACAATGGACGACTCTGCGGTGACTCTTCAAGTTAAAATTTATGAGACAAAGCGCGGACATATGGTTTGCTCTTTCGAACAGTCCGGGCGCGTACCAAAACGCATGGATGATGATTTTATCCTTGTTAAACGTGAACACCGCATGCCTGATTCAGCCTTTTTCGAAATAGTTCAAACTATTGCCACTGACATGGCTGTTCCGCTGACTTCATGGGCACGTTATGAAAACACCAATAAAGGTATTATAGCCGGACTTTCAGCAGCTATGGCTGAAGCGGATAAACCGCAAATACAGTCATACAATCCTGAGCAGAACGTACCTTCTTCAACAGACAAACAAATCGCTCCGCAAGAACCCAATAAAGAGATAGCTCCTGCACAGACCCGTGCGCCAGTTTCTCCGCCAAAAGCCAAATCGATTAACCTGGCTGTTCAGTTTGATGTAGATTCTGCGACAATTAAACCGGAATCCTATCCGCTTTTAAACGAACTTGGAAAAGCACTGATCAGTGATAAGCTAAAAGATAAAAGCGTCATTATTGCCGGGCACACAGATTCAGACGCGTCCGCAGAATATAATTTGGACTTGAGCAAAAAAAGAGCTGACGCCGTTAAGAAATATCTTGCTGACAACTTCCCTATCTCCGCAACCCGCATCGCAACCACGGGATTTGGAGAATCGAAACCTCTGGTCCCCAACAGCACTAAATATAACAAACTTTTGAACCGCAGAGTACAAGTCTCAATTACACCTTAG
- a CDS encoding zinc-ribbon domain-containing protein, translating into MKVICPECNFTSEIPDDKIPANAQLATCPRCQIKFKFRSLDENPDIDSEEVQQPVAHEENNFPPQQAPAESVNMYQDKDEDLDQEIKHNQEDIQEETKSETDSDIWKSLNSMSPDESPTNKETKNKDEEPADNEVPFEFMEKYGFFPALFLTIKKVFLSPNTFFKDMPLTGFIKPLIFFILLAEFQEICNFIWATAGVDTTIGSDVGQIMNDSMIANSLAEGSLSGLMSLFIYPLLLAGMSFPLIGITHVMLMIFGAGDRGYQATFRATAYSYAPIVFCIIPVIGDMVGAVACMAISIIAYKNIHNTSYLRVVLSMIMPVMLMLVILGFFSHFSQPTI; encoded by the coding sequence ATGAAAGTTATTTGCCCCGAGTGTAATTTCACCAGTGAAATTCCGGATGATAAAATACCTGCAAACGCACAGCTTGCAACCTGCCCCAGATGCCAAATCAAATTCAAATTCAGATCTTTGGATGAAAATCCGGATATCGATTCTGAAGAAGTACAACAACCTGTTGCACACGAGGAAAATAATTTCCCCCCACAGCAGGCCCCAGCCGAATCAGTAAACATGTATCAAGATAAAGATGAGGATTTGGATCAGGAAATTAAGCATAACCAAGAAGACATTCAGGAAGAGACTAAATCAGAAACGGATTCTGACATATGGAAAAGCCTTAATTCCATGTCTCCCGACGAAAGCCCCACTAATAAAGAAACTAAAAATAAAGATGAGGAACCTGCGGACAACGAAGTTCCTTTTGAATTCATGGAAAAATACGGATTTTTCCCGGCTCTATTTCTTACAATAAAAAAAGTTTTTCTTTCTCCTAATACTTTTTTTAAAGACATGCCTCTTACTGGATTCATCAAACCTCTTATTTTCTTCATCCTTTTAGCAGAATTTCAAGAAATTTGTAATTTCATATGGGCTACAGCCGGAGTTGATACCACCATTGGTTCCGACGTCGGTCAGATTATGAACGATTCAATGATCGCAAATTCCCTTGCTGAGGGCAGTCTTTCAGGGTTAATGTCATTATTTATATATCCACTATTATTAGCCGGTATGAGTTTTCCTCTTATCGGGATAACCCACGTAATGCTTATGATTTTTGGAGCTGGGGATCGTGGATATCAAGCAACGTTCAGGGCCACAGCATACTCATATGCTCCTATAGTCTTTTGCATAATACCCGTTATCGGTGATATGGTCGGAGCTGTTGCCTGTATGGCCATTTCTATTATTGCCTATAAAAACATACACAACACATCATATTTACGGGTTGTTCTCTCAATGATCATGCCTGTAATGTTAATGTTAGTCATACTTGGCTTTTTCTCACACTTTAGCCAACCGACAATATAA